The Tardiphaga alba genome includes a window with the following:
- the thiD gene encoding bifunctional hydroxymethylpyrimidine kinase/phosphomethylpyrimidine kinase, which produces MPTPVALTIAGSDSSGGAGIQADLKTFAALGVYGATVISALTAQNTRGVTGIHQVPAEFVTAQINEVFDDLAVGAVKIGMVAQREIIAAIADGLARWKPAHVVFDPVMVATSGDRLLVPDAVEALRSILIPHAHIITPNMPEAAALLDEALATNEQEIEDQGKRLLGFGCKAVLIKGGHGNGPSSIDYFITAEHAIALPAPRVITVNTHGTGCTLSSAIAAELAKGQSMEAAVRGAKAYVTAAIAAADRFTVGHGHGPVHHFHAFY; this is translated from the coding sequence ATGCCCACGCCCGTTGCCCTGACCATTGCCGGCTCTGATTCCTCGGGCGGTGCAGGCATTCAGGCCGACCTCAAGACCTTCGCGGCTCTGGGCGTCTATGGCGCCACGGTGATCTCTGCACTCACGGCGCAGAACACCCGCGGCGTCACCGGCATCCATCAGGTGCCGGCGGAATTCGTCACGGCGCAGATCAATGAGGTCTTCGACGATCTCGCGGTCGGTGCGGTGAAGATCGGCATGGTCGCACAGCGCGAGATTATTGCTGCCATCGCGGACGGGCTGGCGCGCTGGAAGCCGGCGCATGTGGTGTTCGATCCGGTGATGGTCGCGACTTCCGGCGATCGCCTGCTGGTGCCGGACGCGGTCGAAGCGCTGCGCAGCATCCTGATCCCGCATGCGCACATCATCACGCCGAACATGCCGGAAGCGGCAGCGCTGCTCGATGAAGCCTTGGCGACGAATGAGCAGGAGATCGAGGACCAGGGCAAGCGGCTGCTCGGGTTCGGCTGCAAGGCCGTGCTGATCAAGGGCGGGCACGGCAACGGACCGTCGAGCATCGATTACTTCATCACGGCGGAGCACGCGATTGCGCTGCCGGCGCCGCGCGTGATCACGGTGAACACCCATGGCACCGGTTGCACGCTGTCGTCAGCGATCGCCGCCGAACTCGCCAAGGGGCAAAGCATGGAAGCCGCCGTGCGCGGTGCCAAGGCCTATGTGACCGCGGCGATTGCTGCCGCCGATCGCTTCACGGTCGGTCATGGCCACGGGCCGGTGCATCACTTCCACGCATTCTACTAG